In the Flavobacterium sp. 90 genome, GGTTGTGGTTTCATTTTCGACAACTATTTTTTCAATTGGAGAATTTGTTTGAATTGAAACTCCAAGTTCTACAGCTAGTTTTTCGATTGCCTTTACAACATCAAACATTCCGGTTTTTGGATGCCATGTTCCCAATCCAAAATCGGCATAATTCATAAAATTATAAAACGAAGGTGTATTGGATGGTTTGGCTCCGAGAAATAAAACAGGAAATTCAAGGATTTGAATTAGTCTTTCGTTTTTGAATTTCTTGCGGATATCATTACTTACAGTACTAAAAAACTGATTGAGTTTTAGCGTTGTTTCCAATGTGATTAATTCGAGTGGTGAAATTCCCGGACGGTAAACAAGATCTTTGATCGCAATGTCGTAATTGCTTTTGGCTTGTTTAATAAAGGTTTCAAGTTTTTTACCACTTCCAATTTCTATGGATTCAAAAGTGGTTTTTATGGCTTCTAAATTGTCATAAATGCTGATGAAATCTTCAACGCCAAAATAAACCCTATAAGCAGGATTTAGTTTTATAAGCTCGTAATAATCGGTTGTTTTTTTATTAAAATCCTGAAAGAAACGTTCAAACACATCGGGCATCCAATACCAACTTGGTCCCATGTCAAAGGTGAAACCATCTTTTTTGAATTGCCTTGCACGTCCGCCAATAGTTTCATTTTTTTCGTAGATAGTTACAGTGTTTCCTTGTTTTGCCAAGTAACACGAAGCAGCTAAAGCTGAGAAGCCGGACCCTATTATTGCTATAGTTTTCATAATTTGTTTAACAAATATAAGAAAACTTTAAACAAAAATATTATAACATGCTAATTGTTTCGTCCATAGTGTCGAAAATGCGAATTCTCTCCGGTAAATTTTTCTGCTCAATATACTCTGTCATGTTGCCCATAAGCCAGATTTCGTTGTTTTGCTGCAGTAATTTTTGCCCCATTGATTTTACATATTGATTAATTACAGTGCGATCTGGCTGAACGGTCATGAAAGATACAAATGTAATGTTCTCAAAATGACGTGTTAAGTCTTGTAAGTTTTCGATAGGCATACTTTCTCCTAGATATATAGCTTTGTAGCCTTTTGACAAGATTTCGTATTGTAGGTATAACAAACCTATTTTGTGGATTTCGTTTAATGGTAACGAGAGTACAAAAATGCGATCAGTTTTGGTTGGTTTTTGTATTTGAAGACTTTCTGTGTAAATTAAGATTTTTTGTTTAATCAAATGACTCATAAAGTGTTCATTTGCCGGAGTAATAGTTTCAGATTGCCATAATAATCCTAATTCTTTTAGTAAAGGCAAAAAATGATCTTTGAAAACTTCTTTAAAGCTTTTTTCAGAAATCAACCAATCAAAAGTATTAAAGAACAATTCCTGATCAAAATTCATCATTGCCATTTTGAATGATGTAATGGCGTAGTTTTGAGAATTTTTCTTAGAAATGATTTCTCGCACAAGTTGCGGAATTTTTTCTTCAGGATACGTAGCGATCTTAGAAATTTTATAACCGTATTCGTGTAATAGTGTAATATTAAGGAGCTTCTGTAGATTTTGTAAATTATAAAGTCTAATATTAGTGTCCGTTCGCATTGGTTCTAAGATGTTGTATCTCTTTTCCCAGATGCGAATTGTGTGTGCTTTTATTCCAGATAAGTTTTCAAGATCTTTAATGCTAAAGACCGTTCTTATGTTGTTCACCATTATAATACGATTTGATAAACAAAAATAGAATAAAATCTGAAAAAAACTTTAAAACTTGATTAAAATGATGGATTGTTAGAGGTTTACCATCTCATATTGGTTTAGTTTGTCTAAATGTAGAATGGTTTTTGTGTTGTCTTTGCTTCTGTTGTACATCGTTTCGAATTTTGCTCCATAAACTATTTCTTCAAAAGTATAGGAAGTTCGCGCTGCGACAGTATTACTAAACATATCATCAAAAGTGGTTATGAAAACCAATACTTCACCATGTGTTTTTTTGAAATCTTCTTCGGTAAAATTATAAAGTGGACTGTTTTCTGTAATAGGATGCACCAAAGTCCAGCTTAATGAAAGCGCATTTATTTGATCAAGTTCTAATTCTAAATTGTAGAATTTATTCGTTTTATGACCGTTTTCTTCAATGCTTAGTCCTAAAGTGACTTTTGCTTTGGCATCTGTAAAATTGGTATTTTTAAAAGGAACAAGACGAATCATTAATCCTTTGTTTTTTCCGTAAGGAGAAATTAAGGCGTGATGTGCAAATTTTAAAAATGCTGTTGGTTTACTAAATCTTCCAAAGAACAAACCAGTTGCAATGGCAAAACTTAAGAGACCAATTAAGGCTTCGGCTGCAGAAAGCGCGCTGGTCAGAAATCCGGTTGGACTTATATGGCCGTAACCAACTGTGGTAAAAGTTTGTGCACTAAAAAAATAAGCTTGTCCAAATTGGATTAGTAAACTTTGCGATTGCGAAATTCCATCAAGATGCTGAATCCCGATTGCGTAATAGATAATTGCAAAAACAAAGTTGATTGCTATATAAAAGGTAAACAAAATGAGCATGAATTTCCAGTTTGGCATATCGATCATAGTATGATACCAACTGATTCGGCGGAGTAAATGCATTCCGCTTTTTTCGATATTTGGAGTTCCGTTTTTATTTACAAATCGTCCTCCGTAACTGCCGGCATTGGTTCCAAAACCTGAATTTTTATCTGCTTCGACGCGATGGTTTATTTTTTTTAAAAGTGCCATTTTGGTTTGGTTTAAAGAGCAAATGTAAGGATATCTTCAATATGAAATTAAGGTGTTGTCAGAATCAAAAAAAGCAATCTGAAAATTATATTTTACAGATTGCTTTTGTAGTGATGCTTTAAGTGATTTTGTTTTTATCTACAAAAAGTAGCTTTGTTTTTGATAGCGCTTTGGCTCCCTAATTCGATTGCTTTTGAGAAGTCTTTGCAGGCATTCTTTTTGTCTCCGCTTTTATTATAGGCTAAACCTCTTAAGTTATAAGCGATATAATCTTTTGGATTTAAACCAAGAGAAGCGGTGCAATCTTCTATTGTTTCTTTGAAATTAAGTAATTTGTAGTTTACGTTGGCGCGACCAGTAAAAGCATCGGCGTTCATGTCGTCTAATTCGATCGTTTTGTTAAAATCGGCAAGAGCACCTTTTAGATCGTTGAGTTTTACTTTTGCAACACCACGATTTTGATACGCTTCTACAAATTTAGAATTCATGCCAATGGCTTTTGTGTAATCTGCGATTGCACCTTTTGTGTTTCCGGCTTCGGCCTTTTTCATTGCTTTGTCAAAATAAGCCGTTGCAGATTGTGCCCAGGTTGAGCAGCTGATCATAATAAGTAATATAGGTAATAATTTTTTCATAAACCAATTTGGGATTAGGTTAGTAGGTTAATTAATTTTGAAACGAATTTATGAAAGTTTTATTTTGTAAGAGAAGTTCTTT is a window encoding:
- the crtI gene encoding phytoene desaturase family protein, coding for MMKTIAIIGSGFSALAASCYLAKQGNTVTIYEKNETIGGRARQFKKDGFTFDMGPSWYWMPDVFERFFQDFNKKTTDYYELIKLNPAYRVYFGVEDFISIYDNLEAIKTTFESIEIGSGKKLETFIKQAKSNYDIAIKDLVYRPGISPLELITLETTLKLNQFFSTVSNDIRKKFKNERLIQILEFPVLFLGAKPSNTPSFYNFMNYADFGLGTWHPKTGMFDVVKAIEKLAVELGVSIQTNSPIEKIVVENETTTGIIINGKHIKADIVLSGADYHHTETLLDNQYRVYSEKYWESRVFAPSSLLFFVGFDKKVENISHHSLFFDVDFNQHAIDIYDAPKWPEAPLFYANFPSKTDPSAAPEGMESGFFLIPLAPGIKDNEALREEYFEKIIDRFEKLTQQKIKNNIIFKRSFCKNDFVTDYNAYKGNAYGMANTLLQTAFLRPKLKSKKVRNLYFTGQLTVPGPGVPPALISGKLVAELIQKSFRS
- a CDS encoding MerR family transcriptional regulator → MVNNIRTVFSIKDLENLSGIKAHTIRIWEKRYNILEPMRTDTNIRLYNLQNLQKLLNITLLHEYGYKISKIATYPEEKIPQLVREIISKKNSQNYAITSFKMAMMNFDQELFFNTFDWLISEKSFKEVFKDHFLPLLKELGLLWQSETITPANEHFMSHLIKQKILIYTESLQIQKPTKTDRIFVLSLPLNEIHKIGLLYLQYEILSKGYKAIYLGESMPIENLQDLTRHFENITFVSFMTVQPDRTVINQYVKSMGQKLLQQNNEIWLMGNMTEYIEQKNLPERIRIFDTMDETISML
- a CDS encoding ion channel, whose translation is MALLKKINHRVEADKNSGFGTNAGSYGGRFVNKNGTPNIEKSGMHLLRRISWYHTMIDMPNWKFMLILFTFYIAINFVFAIIYYAIGIQHLDGISQSQSLLIQFGQAYFFSAQTFTTVGYGHISPTGFLTSALSAAEALIGLLSFAIATGLFFGRFSKPTAFLKFAHHALISPYGKNKGLMIRLVPFKNTNFTDAKAKVTLGLSIEENGHKTNKFYNLELELDQINALSLSWTLVHPITENSPLYNFTEEDFKKTHGEVLVFITTFDDMFSNTVAARTSYTFEEIVYGAKFETMYNRSKDNTKTILHLDKLNQYEMVNL